Proteins encoded together in one Amblyomma americanum isolate KBUSLIRL-KWMA chromosome 1, ASM5285725v1, whole genome shotgun sequence window:
- the Prosbeta5 gene encoding proteasome beta5 subunit: MALEEVVKFNLRSGFGKASLDQQDLLAYGDAFGSNFKFHTQLALPPFPNPQEGMAALLKDDSGKQIKMHYDKGTTTLAFKYNGGVIVAADSRATGGEYIGSQTVKKIIVINKYLLGTMAGGAADCVYWQRVLAERCRIYELRNRERISVAAASKLLANILYNYKGMGLSLGVMICGWDKRGPGLYYVDNEGNRLSGNLYSCGSGSTYAYGILDNGYSYDLSDEEAIELGRKAIFHATFRDSASGGIVRVYRVKETGWECISEEDCKDLYYNYQAENMQ, encoded by the exons ATGGCTCTCGAAGAAGTCGTCAAATTCAATTTGCGCTCTGGCTTCGGCAAAGCATCATTAGACCAGCAGGATCTTCTTGCGTATGGCGATGCTTTTGGATCCAATTTCAAATTCCACACACAGTTGGCTCTTCCTCCGTTCCCAAAT CCTCAGGAAGGAATGGCAGCGCTGCTGAAGGATGATTCTGGGAAGCAGATCAAGATGCATTATGACAAGGGTACGACTACACTTGCGTTCAAGTACAATGGCGGAGTTATCGTGGCTGCAGACTCCCGAGCCACGGGTGGAGAGTACATTG GTTCACAGACAGTGAAGAAAATTATTGTGATCAACAAATACCTCCTGGGAACCATGGCAGGTGGGGCTGCAGACTGTGTTTACTGGCAACGTGTTCTCGCTGAGCGGTGCCG CATATATGAGCTCAGAAATAGAGAGAGGATCTCTGTAGCAGCTGCATCCAAGCTTTTGGCCAACATTCTCTACAACTACAAGGGCATGGGCCTCTCCCTG GGTGTCATGATCTGTGGGTGGGACAAACGA GGACCTGGCCTCTACTATGTGGACAATGAAGGCAACCGGCTTTCAGGCAACCTTTATTCATGTGGCTCTGGCTCAACATATGCCTATGGTATTCTGGACAATGGATACAGCTATGACTTGTCTGATGAGGAAGCCATCGAACTTGGCCGCAAAGCCATTTTTCACGCCACGTTCAGGGACTCGGCCAGTGGAGGCATTGTACGCG TGTATCGTGTCAAGGAAACCGGCTGGGAGTGCATCAGTGAGGAGGACTGCAAGGACCTGTACTACAACTATCAGGCTGAGAACATGCAGTGA